GAAGCTTTAGTAAAGAAATACGCTGAAAAGCGCAAAGAATTAAAGGCGAAGGGCGACTACATCGGTTTATCCAAACTTCCTCGTAACTCTAGTGCGGTTCGTCTTCACAATCGTGATCGTTACGATGGCCGACCACATGCTTACA
The genomic region above belongs to Limosilactobacillus reuteri and contains:
- the rpsN gene encoding 30S ribosomal protein S14 yields the protein MAKKSKIAKLHHQEALVKKYAEKRKELKAKGDYIGLSKLPRNSSAVRLHNRDRYDGRPHAYMRKFGMSRIKFRELAHKGQIPGVRKASW